Proteins found in one Takifugu rubripes chromosome 17, fTakRub1.2, whole genome shotgun sequence genomic segment:
- the slit2 gene encoding slit homolog 2 protein isoform X1, producing MVAFLCPVGPGRSTANALRLLVSLLLLVLSSGVYGQPCPTQCSCTGTTVDCHGQGLRSVPRNIPRNTERLDLNANNLTKITKADFAGLRHLRVLQLMENKITTIERGAFQDLKELERLRLNRNNLAVFPELLFLGTTKLSRLDLSENQIQGVPRKAFRGAVEIKNLQLDYNHITCIEDGAFRALRDLEVLTLNNNNISRLSVASFNHMPKLRTFRLHSNNLQCDCHVAWLSEWLRQRPRLGLYTQCMAPPHLRGHNVAEVQKKEFACTDVDEGHQSSSSSSACSVLQCPESCTCSNNIVDCRGKGLTEIPTNLPETITEIRLEQNAIKVIPAGAFSPYKKLRRIDLSNNQISELASDAFQGLRSLNSLVLYGNKITEISKGLFEGLFSLQLLLLNANKIACLRVDAFQDLHNLNLLSLYDNKLQTIAKGTFSSLRAIQTLHLAQNPFICDCHLKWLADYLQDNPIETSGARCTSPRRLANKRIGQIKSKKFRCSGVHHVSCTEDYRSKLGGDCFADLACPEKCRCEGTTVDCSNQKLTKIPDHIPQYTAELRLNNNEFTVLEATGIFKKLPHLRKINLSNNRITDIEEGTFEGASGVNELILTSNRLENIHHRMLKGLGGLRTLMLRSNRISCVSNSSFVGLSSVRLLSLYDNQITSINPGAFDTLHSLSTLNLLANPFICNCHLAWLGDWLRRKRIVTGNPRCQNPYFLKEIPIQDVAVQDFACDDGNDENSCSPVLRCPAECSCLDTVVRCSNKGLSALPKGLPKETTELYLDGNHFTQVPVELSNYKHLTLIDLSNNQISTLSNHSLSNMSELLTLILSYNRLRCIPVRAFDGLKSLRLLSLHGNDISLIPEGAFKDLSSLSHLALGANPLHCDCHMQWLSDWVKSGYKEPGIARCAGPGDMADKLLLTTPSKKFTCTGPVDINIQAKCEPCLSNPCKNDGTCSNDPVNYYRCICPYGFKGQNCEEPIHACISNPCQNGGTCHLKEGESSNFWCVCPEGFEGDTCEINIDDCEDNDCENNSTCVDGINNYTCMCSPEYTAATNEVERGELCEEKLDFCAPELNPCQHDSKCILTPQGYKCECPPGYVGEHCELDYNDCEDNKCQSGAQCIDALNGYTCVCPEGYSGLFCEFSPPMVLPRTSPCDNHECRNGAQCVVMGPDPRCQCLHGYEGEHCETLVSVNFMNRGSYLQLPSSLLSPETNISLQIATDEDSGVLLYKGDNDHIAMELYRGRLRVSYDTGSYPPSAIYSVETVNDGSFHAVELVVSGQTLSLSIDGGPPKSINSLSRHSTLNLDSPLYLGGMPERASALGGLSSLQHSAGGRNGTGFHGCLRNLYINGKLQDLAAGLRPGTSGSTSAQSSSRQWLGQGLEPGCQPCQRGSCLQGDCHPTGHRGFTCTCHPGWTGTLCDQQVNNPCDGNKCVHGTCLPINSYSYSCRCQPGHSGVLCDEQDQDGTNPCSLSHCKHGKCRVSGLGKAYCECNSGYTGEACEREVACRGERVRDFYQRQQGYAACQTEEKVSRLECRGSCLGGAEGQGTCCTPLRSKRRKYTFQCTDGSSFVQEVEKVVKCGCTKCSS from the exons TGATCTCAGCGAAAACCAGATCCAAGGAGTGCCAAGAAAAGCATTCAGAGGAGCCGTGGAGATCAAGAACCT CCAGTTGGACTACAACCACATCACCTGCATCGAGGATGGGGCATTCCGGGCGCTACGCGACCTGGAAGTGCT caccctcaacaacaacaacatcagccGACTGTCCGTGGCCAGTTTCAACCACATGCCCAAGCTCAGGACCTT ccgCCTGCACTCCAACAACCTGCAGTGTGACTGTCACGTAGCCTGGCTGTCAGAATGGTTGCGACAGCGCCCCCGCCTGGGTCTTTACACTCAGTGCATGGCCCCACCGCACCTGAGGGGCCACAACGTGGCTGAGGTGCAGAAGAAGGAGTTTGCCTGCACAG ATGTGGACGAAG GTCACCagtcctcctcatcatcttctgcCTGCAGCGTTTTACAGTGTCCAGAGTCCTGCACCTGCAGTAACAACATAGTGGACTGCAGAGGAAAAGGACTGACAGAAATCCCCACCAACCTGCCAGAAACCATTACTGAGAT ACGACTGGAGCAAAACGCCATCAAGGTGATCCCAGCTGGGGCCTTTTCTCCTTATAAGAAGCTGCGTAGGAT AGACTTGAGTAACAACCAGATATCGGAGTTAGCCTCAGATGCCTTTCAAGGTCTGCGCTCCCTCAACTCTCT GGTACTATACGGGAACAAAATCACAGAAATTTCCAAAGGACTCTTTGAGGGattattttctctgcagctgct GTTATTGAATGCTAATAAGATAGCATGTCTCCGCGTGGATGCCTTCCAGGACCTCCACAACCTCAACCTGCTCTCGCTGTATGACAACAAGCTGCAGACCATCGCCAAGGGAACCTTCTCCTCATTAAGAGCCATCCAAACGCT TCATTTAGCCCAGAACCCATTTATCTGTGACTGCCATCTGAAGTGGCTGGCCGACTACCTGCAGGACAATCCCATTGAGACCAGCGGTGCCCGCTGCACCAGCCCCCGACGGCTTGCCAACAAACGAATCGGACAAATCAAGAGCAAGAAGTTCCGCTGCTCAG gagTACACCATGTCAGCT GTACCGAGGATTACCGGAGCAAGCTAGGCGGCGACTGTTTCGCGGACTTGGCATGCCCAGAGAAGTGTCGCTGTGAGGGCACAACAGTCGACTGCTCCAACCAGAAACTCACCAAAATACCCGATCACATCCCTCAGTACACAGCAGAACT GCGCCTGAACAACAATGAATTCACTGTGCTGGAAGCAACAGGCATCTTTAAAAAGTTGCCTCATCTCAGGAAGAT cAACCTGAGTAACAACCGCATCACTGACATCGAGGAGGGGACATTTGAAGGAGCTTCAGGGGTCAACGAGTTAATCCTGACCTCCAACAGACTGGAGAACATACATCACCGCATGCTGAAAGGACTCGGTGGCCTCCGCACGCT catGCTGAGGAGCAACAGGATCAGCTGCGTGAGCAACAGCAGCTTTGTGGGCTTGAGCTCAGTGCGCCTGCTGTCGCTCTACGACAACCAGATCACCTCCATCAACCCCGGAGCGTTTGACACTCTGCACTCACTGTCCACACT CAACCTTCTGGCCAACCCCTTCATCTGCAACTGTCACCTGGCTTGGCTCGGTGattggctgaggaggaagcgCATCGTCACGGGTAACCCTCGCTGCCAGAATCCCTATTTCTTGAAAGAGATTCCCATCCAGGACGTTGCTGTCCAGGATTTTGCCTGCGATGATG GAAACGACGAGAACAGCTGCTCCCCGGTGTTGCGTTGCCCAGCCGAGTGTTCGTGTCTGGACACAGTTGTGCGCTGCAGCAACAAGGGCCTATCTGCGCTACCCAAAGGCCTTCCCAAAGAAACCACAGAGTT GTATCTCGATGGTAACCACTTCACGCAGGTTCCTGTGGAACTGTCCAACTACAAACACTTGACTTTGAT CGACTTAAGTAACAACCAGATCAGCACGTTGTCCAACCACAGCCTCAGTAACATGTCCGAGCTGCTTACCCT AATCCTGAGCTACAACCGTTTGCGGTGTATTCCTGTAAGGGCCTTCGATGGACTCAAGTCGCTGCGTTTGTT GTCTCTCCATGGTAACGACATATCACTGATACCAGAAGGAGCCTTCAAAgatctgtcctcactgtcccacCT CGCTCTGGGGGCCAACCCTTTGCACTGCGACTGCCACATGCAGTGGTTGTCCGACTGGGTGAAGAGCGGCTACAAGGAGCCGGGCATCGCCCGTTGTGCCGGGCCTGGCGACATGGCCGACAAGTTACTTCTCACCACGCCTTCCAAGAAGTTCACCTGCACAG gacCAGTGGATATAAATATCCAGGCAAAGTGTGAGCCGTGCCTCTCCAACCCCTGTAAGAATGATGGCACCTGCTCTAATGACCCTGTGAACTATTACCGTTGCATCTGCCCCTATGGATTTAAg gggcaGAATTGTGAGGAGCCAATCCATGCCTGCATCAGCAACCCCTGTCAGAATGGAGGCACCTGCCATCTGAAAGAAGGCGAAAGTAGCAACTTCTG gtgtgtgtgtccagaagGCTTTGAAGGAGACACGTGTGAGATCAACATCGACGACTGTGAGGATAACGACTGTGAGAACAACTCCACCTGCGTGGATGGAATCAATAACTACACATGCATGTGCTCACCTGAGTACACAG ctgctacCAATGAGGTGGAGAGAG GGGAGCTGTGTGAAGAGAAGCTGGATTTCTGTGCTCCTGAGCTGAACCCATGTCAGCATGACTCAAAGTGCATTCTAACCCCCCAGGGATACAA ATGTGAGTGTCCTCCAGGATACGTTGGCGAGCACTGTGAGCTGGATTATAACGACTGTGAAGACAACAAATGTCAGAGTGGAGCTCAGTGCATTGATGCCCTGAATGGATACACCTGCGTCTGTCCAGAAGGATACAG tGGTTTATTCTGCGAGTTTTCTCCCCCCATGGTCCTTCCTCGCACGAGCCCCTGTGACAACCACGAGTGCCGTAACGGTGCTCAGTGTGTTGTAATGGGACCAGACCCCAGATGCCAGTGTCTCCATGGTTACGAGGGCGAGCACTGCGAGACGCTCGTCAGTGTCAACTTCATGAACCGTGGCTCTTACCTACAGCTTCCTTCCAGTCTCTTGTCTCCAGAGACAAACATCAGTCTCCAG ATTGCCACTGATGAAGACAGCGGAGTGTTGCTGTATAAAGGCGACAATGATCACATTGCCATGGAGCTGTACAGGGGACGCCTCAGGGTCAGCTACGATACTGGCTCTTACCCCCCCTCTGCCATATACAG TGTGGAGACAGTGAACGACGGCAGCTTTCATGCTGTGGAGTTGGTGGTGTCTGGCCAGACTTTGTCTCTGTCCATTGATGGTGGGCCTCCGAAATCAATCAACTCCCTCAGCAGGCATTCAACTCTCAACCTGGATTCTCCACTTTACCTTGGAG GAATGCCAGAACGTGCCTCAGCACTGGGGGGTCTGTCGTCATTGCAGCACAGCGCAGGAGGACGCAACGGCACTGGTTTCCACGGCTGCCTCCGTAACCTGTACATCAATGGGAAGCTCCAGGACCTGGCAGCTGGACTGAGGCCCGGGACAAGCGGTTCTACCAGCGctcaaagcagcagcaggcagtGGCTGGGCCAAGGGCTTGAGCCAGGTTGCCAGCCCTGTCAGAGAGGCTCCTGCCTCCAGGGTGACTGTCACCCCACAGGGCATCGGGGCTTCACCTGCACATGCCACCCAGGCTGGACAGGAACACTGTGTGACCAGCAGGTCAACAACCCATGTGATGGCAACAA GTGTGTCCATGGCACCTGTCTTCCAATCAACTCTTACTCCTACTCCTGCCGCTGCCAGCCGGGTCATTCTGGTGTTCTGTGTGATGAGCAGGACCAAGATGGCACTAATCCCTGTAGCCTCTCTCACTGTAAACATGGCAAGTGTCGGGTGTCAGGCCTGGGGAAGGCATACTGCGAGTGTAACAGCGGCTACACCGGCGAGGCATGTGAACGAG AGGTGGCCTGCCGAGGGGAACGCGTCCGAGATTTCTACCAGAGACAGCAAGGCTATGCGGCGTGCCAAACCGAGGAGAAGGTCTCCCGCCTAGAGTGTCGGGGCAGCTGCCTGGGGGGCGCAGAAGGTCAGGGCACTTGCTGCACCCCCCTCCGCAGCAAACGCAGGAAATACACCTTCCAGTGCACTGATGGCTCCTCTTTCGTCCAGGAAGTGGAGAAAGTGGTCAAATGTGGCTGTACAAAGTGTTCCtcatag
- the slit2 gene encoding slit homolog 2 protein isoform X6: MVAFLCPVGPGRSTANALRLLVSLLLLVLSSGVYGQPCPTQCSCTGTTVDCHGQGLRSVPRNIPRNTERLDLNANNLTKITKADFAGLRHLRVLQLMENKITTIERGAFQDLKELERLRLNRNNLAVFPELLFLGTTKLSRLDLSENQIQGVPRKAFRGAVEIKNLQLDYNHITCIEDGAFRALRDLEVLTLNNNNISRLSVASFNHMPKLRTFRLHSNNLQCDCHVAWLSEWLRQRPRLGLYTQCMAPPHLRGHNVAEVQKKEFACTGHQSSSSSSACSVLQCPESCTCSNNIVDCRGKGLTEIPTNLPETITEIRLEQNAIKVIPAGAFSPYKKLRRIDLSNNQISELASDAFQGLRSLNSLVLYGNKITEISKGLFEGLFSLQLLLLNANKIACLRVDAFQDLHNLNLLSLYDNKLQTIAKGTFSSLRAIQTLHLAQNPFICDCHLKWLADYLQDNPIETSGARCTSPRRLANKRIGQIKSKKFRCSGTEDYRSKLGGDCFADLACPEKCRCEGTTVDCSNQKLTKIPDHIPQYTAELRLNNNEFTVLEATGIFKKLPHLRKINLSNNRITDIEEGTFEGASGVNELILTSNRLENIHHRMLKGLGGLRTLMLRSNRISCVSNSSFVGLSSVRLLSLYDNQITSINPGAFDTLHSLSTLNLLANPFICNCHLAWLGDWLRRKRIVTGNPRCQNPYFLKEIPIQDVAVQDFACDDGNDENSCSPVLRCPAECSCLDTVVRCSNKGLSALPKGLPKETTELYLDGNHFTQVPVELSNYKHLTLIDLSNNQISTLSNHSLSNMSELLTLILSYNRLRCIPVRAFDGLKSLRLLSLHGNDISLIPEGAFKDLSSLSHLALGANPLHCDCHMQWLSDWVKSGYKEPGIARCAGPGDMADKLLLTTPSKKFTCTGPVDINIQAKCEPCLSNPCKNDGTCSNDPVNYYRCICPYGFKGQNCEEPIHACISNPCQNGGTCHLKEGESSNFWCVCPEGFEGDTCEINIDDCEDNDCENNSTCVDGINNYTCMCSPEYTGELCEEKLDFCAPELNPCQHDSKCILTPQGYKCECPPGYVGEHCELDYNDCEDNKCQSGAQCIDALNGYTCVCPEGYSGLFCEFSPPMVLPRTSPCDNHECRNGAQCVVMGPDPRCQCLHGYEGEHCETLVSVNFMNRGSYLQLPSSLLSPETNISLQIATDEDSGVLLYKGDNDHIAMELYRGRLRVSYDTGSYPPSAIYSVETVNDGSFHAVELVVSGQTLSLSIDGGPPKSINSLSRHSTLNLDSPLYLGGMPERASALGGLSSLQHSAGGRNGTGFHGCLRNLYINGKLQDLAAGLRPGTSGSTSAQSSSRQWLGQGLEPGCQPCQRGSCLQGDCHPTGHRGFTCTCHPGWTGTLCDQQVNNPCDGNKCVHGTCLPINSYSYSCRCQPGHSGVLCDEQDQDGTNPCSLSHCKHGKCRVSGLGKAYCECNSGYTGEACEREVACRGERVRDFYQRQQGYAACQTEEKVSRLECRGSCLGGAEGQGTCCTPLRSKRRKYTFQCTDGSSFVQEVEKVVKCGCTKCSS, from the exons TGATCTCAGCGAAAACCAGATCCAAGGAGTGCCAAGAAAAGCATTCAGAGGAGCCGTGGAGATCAAGAACCT CCAGTTGGACTACAACCACATCACCTGCATCGAGGATGGGGCATTCCGGGCGCTACGCGACCTGGAAGTGCT caccctcaacaacaacaacatcagccGACTGTCCGTGGCCAGTTTCAACCACATGCCCAAGCTCAGGACCTT ccgCCTGCACTCCAACAACCTGCAGTGTGACTGTCACGTAGCCTGGCTGTCAGAATGGTTGCGACAGCGCCCCCGCCTGGGTCTTTACACTCAGTGCATGGCCCCACCGCACCTGAGGGGCCACAACGTGGCTGAGGTGCAGAAGAAGGAGTTTGCCTGCACAG GTCACCagtcctcctcatcatcttctgcCTGCAGCGTTTTACAGTGTCCAGAGTCCTGCACCTGCAGTAACAACATAGTGGACTGCAGAGGAAAAGGACTGACAGAAATCCCCACCAACCTGCCAGAAACCATTACTGAGAT ACGACTGGAGCAAAACGCCATCAAGGTGATCCCAGCTGGGGCCTTTTCTCCTTATAAGAAGCTGCGTAGGAT AGACTTGAGTAACAACCAGATATCGGAGTTAGCCTCAGATGCCTTTCAAGGTCTGCGCTCCCTCAACTCTCT GGTACTATACGGGAACAAAATCACAGAAATTTCCAAAGGACTCTTTGAGGGattattttctctgcagctgct GTTATTGAATGCTAATAAGATAGCATGTCTCCGCGTGGATGCCTTCCAGGACCTCCACAACCTCAACCTGCTCTCGCTGTATGACAACAAGCTGCAGACCATCGCCAAGGGAACCTTCTCCTCATTAAGAGCCATCCAAACGCT TCATTTAGCCCAGAACCCATTTATCTGTGACTGCCATCTGAAGTGGCTGGCCGACTACCTGCAGGACAATCCCATTGAGACCAGCGGTGCCCGCTGCACCAGCCCCCGACGGCTTGCCAACAAACGAATCGGACAAATCAAGAGCAAGAAGTTCCGCTGCTCAG GTACCGAGGATTACCGGAGCAAGCTAGGCGGCGACTGTTTCGCGGACTTGGCATGCCCAGAGAAGTGTCGCTGTGAGGGCACAACAGTCGACTGCTCCAACCAGAAACTCACCAAAATACCCGATCACATCCCTCAGTACACAGCAGAACT GCGCCTGAACAACAATGAATTCACTGTGCTGGAAGCAACAGGCATCTTTAAAAAGTTGCCTCATCTCAGGAAGAT cAACCTGAGTAACAACCGCATCACTGACATCGAGGAGGGGACATTTGAAGGAGCTTCAGGGGTCAACGAGTTAATCCTGACCTCCAACAGACTGGAGAACATACATCACCGCATGCTGAAAGGACTCGGTGGCCTCCGCACGCT catGCTGAGGAGCAACAGGATCAGCTGCGTGAGCAACAGCAGCTTTGTGGGCTTGAGCTCAGTGCGCCTGCTGTCGCTCTACGACAACCAGATCACCTCCATCAACCCCGGAGCGTTTGACACTCTGCACTCACTGTCCACACT CAACCTTCTGGCCAACCCCTTCATCTGCAACTGTCACCTGGCTTGGCTCGGTGattggctgaggaggaagcgCATCGTCACGGGTAACCCTCGCTGCCAGAATCCCTATTTCTTGAAAGAGATTCCCATCCAGGACGTTGCTGTCCAGGATTTTGCCTGCGATGATG GAAACGACGAGAACAGCTGCTCCCCGGTGTTGCGTTGCCCAGCCGAGTGTTCGTGTCTGGACACAGTTGTGCGCTGCAGCAACAAGGGCCTATCTGCGCTACCCAAAGGCCTTCCCAAAGAAACCACAGAGTT GTATCTCGATGGTAACCACTTCACGCAGGTTCCTGTGGAACTGTCCAACTACAAACACTTGACTTTGAT CGACTTAAGTAACAACCAGATCAGCACGTTGTCCAACCACAGCCTCAGTAACATGTCCGAGCTGCTTACCCT AATCCTGAGCTACAACCGTTTGCGGTGTATTCCTGTAAGGGCCTTCGATGGACTCAAGTCGCTGCGTTTGTT GTCTCTCCATGGTAACGACATATCACTGATACCAGAAGGAGCCTTCAAAgatctgtcctcactgtcccacCT CGCTCTGGGGGCCAACCCTTTGCACTGCGACTGCCACATGCAGTGGTTGTCCGACTGGGTGAAGAGCGGCTACAAGGAGCCGGGCATCGCCCGTTGTGCCGGGCCTGGCGACATGGCCGACAAGTTACTTCTCACCACGCCTTCCAAGAAGTTCACCTGCACAG gacCAGTGGATATAAATATCCAGGCAAAGTGTGAGCCGTGCCTCTCCAACCCCTGTAAGAATGATGGCACCTGCTCTAATGACCCTGTGAACTATTACCGTTGCATCTGCCCCTATGGATTTAAg gggcaGAATTGTGAGGAGCCAATCCATGCCTGCATCAGCAACCCCTGTCAGAATGGAGGCACCTGCCATCTGAAAGAAGGCGAAAGTAGCAACTTCTG gtgtgtgtgtccagaagGCTTTGAAGGAGACACGTGTGAGATCAACATCGACGACTGTGAGGATAACGACTGTGAGAACAACTCCACCTGCGTGGATGGAATCAATAACTACACATGCATGTGCTCACCTGAGTACACAG GGGAGCTGTGTGAAGAGAAGCTGGATTTCTGTGCTCCTGAGCTGAACCCATGTCAGCATGACTCAAAGTGCATTCTAACCCCCCAGGGATACAA ATGTGAGTGTCCTCCAGGATACGTTGGCGAGCACTGTGAGCTGGATTATAACGACTGTGAAGACAACAAATGTCAGAGTGGAGCTCAGTGCATTGATGCCCTGAATGGATACACCTGCGTCTGTCCAGAAGGATACAG tGGTTTATTCTGCGAGTTTTCTCCCCCCATGGTCCTTCCTCGCACGAGCCCCTGTGACAACCACGAGTGCCGTAACGGTGCTCAGTGTGTTGTAATGGGACCAGACCCCAGATGCCAGTGTCTCCATGGTTACGAGGGCGAGCACTGCGAGACGCTCGTCAGTGTCAACTTCATGAACCGTGGCTCTTACCTACAGCTTCCTTCCAGTCTCTTGTCTCCAGAGACAAACATCAGTCTCCAG ATTGCCACTGATGAAGACAGCGGAGTGTTGCTGTATAAAGGCGACAATGATCACATTGCCATGGAGCTGTACAGGGGACGCCTCAGGGTCAGCTACGATACTGGCTCTTACCCCCCCTCTGCCATATACAG TGTGGAGACAGTGAACGACGGCAGCTTTCATGCTGTGGAGTTGGTGGTGTCTGGCCAGACTTTGTCTCTGTCCATTGATGGTGGGCCTCCGAAATCAATCAACTCCCTCAGCAGGCATTCAACTCTCAACCTGGATTCTCCACTTTACCTTGGAG GAATGCCAGAACGTGCCTCAGCACTGGGGGGTCTGTCGTCATTGCAGCACAGCGCAGGAGGACGCAACGGCACTGGTTTCCACGGCTGCCTCCGTAACCTGTACATCAATGGGAAGCTCCAGGACCTGGCAGCTGGACTGAGGCCCGGGACAAGCGGTTCTACCAGCGctcaaagcagcagcaggcagtGGCTGGGCCAAGGGCTTGAGCCAGGTTGCCAGCCCTGTCAGAGAGGCTCCTGCCTCCAGGGTGACTGTCACCCCACAGGGCATCGGGGCTTCACCTGCACATGCCACCCAGGCTGGACAGGAACACTGTGTGACCAGCAGGTCAACAACCCATGTGATGGCAACAA GTGTGTCCATGGCACCTGTCTTCCAATCAACTCTTACTCCTACTCCTGCCGCTGCCAGCCGGGTCATTCTGGTGTTCTGTGTGATGAGCAGGACCAAGATGGCACTAATCCCTGTAGCCTCTCTCACTGTAAACATGGCAAGTGTCGGGTGTCAGGCCTGGGGAAGGCATACTGCGAGTGTAACAGCGGCTACACCGGCGAGGCATGTGAACGAG AGGTGGCCTGCCGAGGGGAACGCGTCCGAGATTTCTACCAGAGACAGCAAGGCTATGCGGCGTGCCAAACCGAGGAGAAGGTCTCCCGCCTAGAGTGTCGGGGCAGCTGCCTGGGGGGCGCAGAAGGTCAGGGCACTTGCTGCACCCCCCTCCGCAGCAAACGCAGGAAATACACCTTCCAGTGCACTGATGGCTCCTCTTTCGTCCAGGAAGTGGAGAAAGTGGTCAAATGTGGCTGTACAAAGTGTTCCtcatag